One segment of Streptosporangium brasiliense DNA contains the following:
- a CDS encoding ribonuclease HII: MPPSYALERLLSAGGTKTVAGVDEVGRGAWAGPVAVCAVVTDLSEPPAGLTDSKMLSPARRASMVAEITGWAAGIGYGEASHEEIDELGMTEALRRAARRALAELPVRPDAVILDGKHDYLGAPWPVRCEIKGDLSCVSVAAASVIAKVRRDAYMASLGLADYGFADNAGYPSPVHQKALAELGPTEHHRLSWSYLDDLPRWRHLKRHRNPLAGEGQLGLFG; this comes from the coding sequence GTGCCTCCCTCCTACGCGCTTGAGCGACTGCTGTCGGCCGGCGGGACGAAGACAGTGGCCGGGGTCGACGAGGTCGGGCGAGGGGCCTGGGCCGGGCCGGTGGCGGTCTGCGCGGTCGTCACGGACCTGTCGGAGCCGCCCGCGGGCCTGACCGACTCCAAGATGCTCAGCCCCGCCCGCCGTGCGTCCATGGTGGCCGAGATCACCGGCTGGGCGGCCGGGATCGGGTACGGCGAGGCGTCGCACGAGGAGATCGACGAGCTCGGCATGACCGAGGCCCTGCGCCGGGCGGCCAGACGGGCGCTGGCGGAGCTGCCGGTCAGGCCCGACGCGGTCATCCTCGACGGCAAGCACGACTACCTGGGCGCGCCGTGGCCGGTCCGGTGCGAGATCAAAGGTGATCTGTCCTGCGTCTCCGTGGCCGCCGCCTCGGTGATCGCCAAGGTCCGCCGCGACGCCTACATGGCCTCACTCGGACTGGCGGACTACGGCTTCGCCGACAACGCGGGCTACCCCTCCCCGGTTCACCAGAAGGCCCTGGCCGAGCTCGGCCCGACCGAGCACCACCGGCTGTCCTGGTCCTACCTGGACGACCTGCCCCGCTGGCGCCACCTCAAGAGACACCGCAACCCCCTGGCCGGAGAGGGCCAGCTAGGGCTGTTCGGCTAG
- a CDS encoding HepT-like ribonuclease domain-containing protein: protein MTPESSTRRDELYLADIVKSARSIATFLKGVEEDQWLHDEQLQSAVQWKIMNIGEAANGISEATRARRPEVAWRSIRGLRNILAHAYFSIDLSAVWKTSKVDVPILERHALDLLWLINPDSAKQLEPPGGSAGGRLS, encoded by the coding sequence ATGACGCCCGAGTCCTCTACGCGGCGTGACGAGCTCTACCTCGCCGACATCGTCAAGTCTGCGCGATCCATCGCGACCTTTCTCAAGGGCGTAGAGGAAGATCAGTGGCTCCATGACGAGCAGCTGCAGTCAGCCGTGCAGTGGAAGATCATGAACATCGGCGAAGCCGCGAACGGCATAAGCGAAGCCACCAGAGCCAGGCGTCCCGAGGTCGCCTGGCGATCCATCCGGGGCCTCCGGAACATCCTCGCCCATGCCTACTTCTCGATAGACCTCAGCGCGGTCTGGAAAACGTCCAAAGTCGATGTCCCCATCCTGGAAAGGCATGCGCTGGACCTTCTCTGGCTGATCAACCCCGACTCCGCGAAACAGCTTGAACCACCCGGTGGCTCGGCCGGCGGGCGGCTTTCCTAG